The sequence GTGAAGGCTTGTCTGTTAATTCAACGACTCTGATGGATTCCCGACCTAGTGAAATTCCTACCACCGGTAGTAACGGCGTCACCAGCCCGTGCGACGTACCCGACGAGCTGCTGCCAGTTGTGGCGGGCCTGACTTCCCCGCGCAGACACGTGCCTCTATGGCTCCATTCACTTAAGATTGCCCAGGCCTGCCTTGCCAGAtatctcatttaaatatgattattaggtACTTGAATATTGAAATGAGCCAAGTGCGAGCACATAGCTTGTAAATATGCAGTAGTTTGAGTGATAATTGCCGCCCAGTGTCCCGCCTTCACTTTGCATCCCAATCAGGCGCTAATCTGTCCTGGTGAGGTAATTGCTCGCACTCAATATCTAAAATCTGAGGAAGTGCAAAGGAAAGGACAAGACAGTCGTGTGTTTATACATACAGAATATTGGTTCATGACCACTAATGATTtcgacaaaacaagaaacaatacacatctgtgaAACGCTGAATGGGGATATGGGAATGCACGCGCTTTGATTAACTTTCATTCTATTTTCTAatcgtcatttcttttttcttattgattcattttctttaaccataaatttgacacttaaatatgacacttttgagtttGTCAATCACAGCAAACATGGAAGCTTCTTTGTTCAATCCTAAATTTCAGCAGGGCAGCCattgtaaaagttgtatttgCCACGGTGTATGTGTAGTCTGGTCTTTTGTCTCTGTCCGGGTGTGAACGACAAACAAAAGGTACCTTCTTCACAACCAGGGAGAACTACAATCTAACCCATACAAAAGATGGGGAAAAATCACAGTCTCATACTCAGATAGATGTTTGAAGTATTTGACATGCTTCTGAAAGTTTTAACCACTCCCGCTGCTCtataaacatttatcaaaaatgttatgCATCATACTTGAAGTGCTTCAGGTAAACTGCAAAAGAGCACAGCACAACATAAACACATTAAATAGAAGACAccctatatatttctatataaactCCTTGCCCTAAATGACCAGACTTTTTTGCCCAATATAACGGCCGGGGAAAGGGCATTTCACCAACATGGGCGTTTCTGATAAGGGAAGCACAGGATTCTagctataaaaagaaaagaacatacgAGTTGAATTAGTGTGGCTATTTTCCTTTATCGGCCTAGATCATATATATGGTTGTCTGCCTGGACCAACCTCCAAATAACACAACTTATGTACAATTGTCTTGGGGGAAATATAGAAGGAGGAGACCAATGGCacttttttcacgtttttctacaaaagtttacacatcgaagtatactgtacatgcatttgggTGGATTTAAAATTCTTTTCATCATGGGCAATTTTACTCTGACAGCCCTAAACAAACATTCTAatcagtaatgataacaaacatggcgacaGGTCAGAATCATTATGGCTGTAGATTGCATAGTATTCTctaatgatttgttgttctcatggtcagttttatacactatttcatgcaaactatAGCAACCCGTATTATGTCTTACTTCTCAAAGCACACAATTTGGCTCTCTGTTCTATTCTGGAGCGTTCGAAAAAATTGTTGGACCAAAATCGCGTCATTTCATACCCCAGTTTGGCAGTATtgagtcaaggaggttgtaaTGTATTGAGCAAGGGGGTTAATATCTGAGCTAtataacttatctccaagcagaacttgcggtagcataagatagtattagtgAGGAGTTTCATTAGCCTCCGCCTTCCTTCCCAAGctaatgatgctatcttatgccacggcaaactcccttcctcggcaaaccaaGCTCCTTGGGCAAAATCCCTTTCCCGGCGCATGAAAACGTAGCTagacgttgaaaatcgcgaaccaacgcccacccccccatccccaataaaaaccagccccgttcgaagactgcaacagaggcaAAGTCGGACTTGTTTTGACCGAATTTTGCTGAGTTTTTGCCGAATAGTACAGTCTCTTGACACCAGGGATTCAAAGCCGCGCTGCGGGGCCAAAATACCCGGCccagttggtggcgcttgaaccctacttttacattttgtacggcTTTCTGGATGTGCATCTTGTAGAATCCATCTCCAACGTAAATAGAGAGACTGATTCTCTAAGACTGCCTAAAACTTTTCTCGTTCTATGAGCATAATAACAATCTTGctacaaaacaactgtttatacCAACAGACTAGTCTACGCATAACAATAAACCTTGGTTCTTTTGTCATGGCACAAGTGCAAATTACAGCTAATTCCTTCCCATGGAGGTGGTAATTACGACCTGTCACGTTGAGTGATGGGCAGATTTactaaaacatggcttacagGGTAAAAATTGATGGTACAAACTTCAAACCTTTGTAGAAAACGGTAGCAATGACTTAGAATGattgaaaaggaaattaaatcgttggaaatgtcctgttctaCACTCAGGTGtagttgaatatattgtatatggtctttgttttgagttataaggtgattatagaaaaaggtaccctaaaattatatgcataaatgtgaaaaaatcaatatttttcacagagcAGGAACATGTTTCTCAATAAATCTCACTAGTTCTGAAAGGGAACATATGTAAGTATGTACTAAAAaaatttcatgtaatttgcgcgttgggaatggttttctagactacattttgttggaaaaattatacatcataataaattgTAATATCTCAAAATTCAGAGTATGTAACTTCATAAATGACTCATGTTTGCATTCTTATAGTTGTGTTTTTCGTATACACCAGATTTGAGGCATTTTAAAGCTTCTATGACGGAGTTATGACAATTTTCCTACAGGACTTTGAAAGTAGTGCTCATATGCCCTGGGCCATCTTAAGTCAACAGAGGGTACCTGTACGATACACGCGGGTCAGAAATGTGTGAGGAGTGAGTAtgcataactagagttccacgacgtCGACTTCATgcctttgccaaatgatattAACCTTTTCAAGTGAATTATCATATTTGCTATTGATTATAAACTTTCTTCATTTATTGTGCAAATTCCCTGTAGATTCGCAAGTTAGTATCCTATCATGTGCGTAGCTATAGCGTTAATCACTTTGGCTTTCTTCATAAccaaaaccatgacgatccttcaacacgttcttgagttattctcctataaactttgaaacaaaatcggTCCCTGCGGTTCCAAAAAAGCACTCTCTATATCCCAATGGTTATCTACCACTACCACTTAGGAAGAACTACATCGTGTCCAGAACATGGTTTTCATTACTGTTTTTGTTCTTTAGGATTATACAAACATCTAAGAGCTACAAACTCTGGCAGCACGAGTACAGTATACTTCAGACCCACGCAGACGACATCGCCAGAAAAGTGTCGTTCCCAGCCATTCTTGTTGATCTCGGCAGCGCTGCTTCCTCCAAAACCCGTCTGATCATAGAGGCTATGTTGAAGCGACAGGGAAACTTTACGTTTGTGCCGGTGGATACAGCAAAGGGTATTCTTGATTTTTCATTCTGTTGATGGATTCTATCTACGGCAGTAAATAACTAAGAGCTTAGAATGTTCACAAGTAGCAATCAGATAAGTGGAGACAATGTTTACCAACATTTAACCAACGTTTAGTATGTCACTGTCCTTACACAGTCTCGCTTGCGGGGATTAGTTGACCCCAGAAGAGAGCTTCAACTGACCCGTAGAAAGCCTACACTACCTATTAGTATTTAGGCCAAGGCCACGAAGACTGGATTTACAGGTTTCTAGCGGCAGGCCCGACAGTTCCCGCTCTCATTACTGCCAGTGATACATGGGCTGTACAtacctagcctgagtatcatcctccgtagtaaccgctggctcacgactacggaggatgatactcaggctagtacATACCACAGGGTAGTGCCAAAAATCAGTGCATGGAAAATATGCTCGATGATCTTTTCCCCCATACTGATTAAAAGATTAATCCAAATTTTGCGACTGCGTACAACTTAAATATGATTTATGATTGACATGATTATTGCTGCCCTATACTAACTGTATAATTCAGACGCTGGAAGCTTGACTTAAAATCAAAAGGGAACCGTACAAAGTCATCTATCATAACTGATCTTTTTTCATCGCATTCCTTTGAAACAGAATTCATTGAGACCTGTGGTCGGCAGCTGGAGAGAGACTACCCCGGCCTTACTGTGGAGCCCTTTTGTGGGTTATACATGGACGGTGTGCGACACTCTGTCGCTAGAAATGGTACCAAATTACTGCTGTTTCTGGGCAGCAGCCTCGGCGGCGTCTCCATCCATGAGCAGCTGAAGATGCTTCAGGAGATCCGCGCACAGCTAAAGGGTATGGATATCTGGGTTACAGAGAGCTACGATCTCAAAATGTGGACTTGTACCTACGTCTAATCATGTAGTACTGTTACGATTTCATaattgacttttttttcattgttggaGAACATGTGAAATTTCTTTAAAAACGTTGCAGTTACATCAATGATCATTCACAGTGCCACGTGCACGTTCGTGTCAGATTACGAAGGGTGTAAAATCAAAGCTCGACCCTCTaaatcattttcacctgtcTCTGTATAGATTGATGTGCCGTTTTGAATCATTTTCATCAAAGGAGATCATGCTTTGTAAAAGTTCTTTAACTGAAGGTTAAATGATTTCTCCTATGAAAGAACACAAACAGCCAACATAGCGCTTCCATGAGAAACGGAATATCACATACTCCCAAAACAAACTTTGCAATGAAGGCAAATGCCGGGACTTACGTGGCAGCTGGTCTCTCCATCCATGTCTACTTTTCTGGTAAAATACCTGATTTTCTTTGCAGTGAAAATCTTTATCTTCGCAGGCGACTTCTTGTATTTCCAGTTTTGCTCTTATGTGTGATATGAGTGTAGGATTAACAACCCGTCCCCACTGTTGATGTAGATCAGGACAGGTTCGTGCTTGGGATAGACCTGAACACAGACCGAGAGGCTTTGTCTCAGGCGTAAGGTGATCAGTGGATACCAATCTGGCGAGACAACCTGATTTCCCGTCTTAATAAGGTCAGaaacaaattgatatctatctgCGCATGAGATGCCAGGTATGTTAATATACATCAAGCAAGATAACAGTCATGCTGTTATCTG comes from Branchiostoma floridae strain S238N-H82 chromosome 2, Bfl_VNyyK, whole genome shotgun sequence and encodes:
- the LOC118409053 gene encoding histidine N-alpha-methyltransferase-like, which encodes MCEEIIQTSKSYKLWQHEYSILQTHADDIARKVSFPAILVDLGSAASSKTRLIIEAMLKRQGNFTFVPVDTAKEFIETCGRQLERDYPGLTVEPFCGLYMDGVRHSVARNGTKLLLFLGSSLGGVSIHEQLKMLQEIRAQLKDQDRFVLGIDLNTDREALSQDFGGNMNPDMFKFNFQFVENPEDGDTPSYVQLSLSSFGKQRVHLEKLGLDIDFCDGESINFYEGPNTSCKWNMKQLLRLAERSGFAVDALWTNDEDSYCVICLAPAGVSEF